TCAGAAGTTCTGTGACACAGGTCAGTAGGTGACTGGGCCTTGGCCTGGGGGGACTCAGGAGTCTAGCTGGGTGACTGGGCCTTGGCCTGGGGGGGAGTCAGGAGTCTAGCTGGGTGACTGGGCCTTGGCCTGGGGGGACTCAGTAGGGTGGAGTCAGTAGTCTATTGTTGAAGCTTTGTTTTCTAGTCAGTTTTAACTGGTGTTTGCCTGACATTTTAGCAAAGCCTTTTGGAGATGCTGATGTCTGTGGTGTCTGCTTtggttaacccctaacccctgacctgtGTGTGGCCCCCAGGTAAGGGTTTTAACCGTGTGAGGCCCAGTAACCCCCAGGCTGCGGTACCCTGTCAGTGTAAACCTGGTCTACAGTGTTCTCCTATCAACTGTGAGTTCTGTGAGAAGATTCCTACCTGTGGACCAGGATATGGACTGGAGTCAGAcgctggtgagagagagagacacacacacacacacacacacacacacacacacacacgcacacgtaggaatgcatgtacacacacacacacacacgtaggaatgcatgtacacacacacacacacacgtaggaatgcatgtacacacacacacacacacacgtaagaatgcatgtacacacacaaacaaacacttctGTGTCACAACTGTTGTCAGCAGTCCAGTTTTTACTCTTTGTCCTCTGTTGCTTGTGTTTTAAACTCAGAGTCGGGCAGGAGAACTTGTGTTGCATGCAAGAGAGGACATTTCTCTCCCAACAGCTCTATGGAACCATGCAAGCTGTGGACCAAGTGagttaacacacaaacacacacatactgtacaccacGTCCCGTCATACACAGATTTCTCCCTGGGTGCTCCTATTTTTAGTCCAGTGTGTCCGGGTGAGACAGGAACAGGGTTCTGCAGGCGCCCAAAGCTCCACCGCACCGGTGTTCTGACTAATGCTGCACCACTTCCCCTTTAACAGAGAGCTGTTTCTACCACTGCCTGGCTCTGTGGTGAACCaagagaaagaacagagagagagggagggatagagaaagagagcagagagagagcagagagagaaagagagagatggtgagggatagggaaagagggagatggggggagagagagagagagagagatcttaaacgttcaagcagacaacctaagaaaattaacaacaataacaaatgGTTTgattgatgaagaatgcaaaaacctaagaaagaaattgagaaacctatccaaccaaaaacatagagacccagaaaacctgagcctacgccttcactatggtgaatcaccaaaaaaatacagaaatacactacggatgaagaaggaacagcacgtcagaaatcagctcaatgtaattgaagaatccatagaatctaaccacttctgggaaaattggaacacactaaacaaacaacaacacgaagagttatctatatATGTATGGAtaaatgtatggataaaccacttcttcaatctttttggctctataacaaagaacaaacagcaaaaacatatactgtacatgataaaaaaataataatcttagaatcagctattaaagactaccagaactcactggattctccaattacattgaatgaactacaggacaaaatacaaaccctccaacccaaaaatgcctgtggtgttgatggtatcctaaatgaaatgataaaatatacagaccacagaTTTCAATTGGCtaagctctggcatcttccccaatatttggaaacaaggatcaccccaatccacaaaagtggagacaaatttgaccccaacaactacagtgggatatgcgtcaacagcaaccttgggaaaatcctctgcattatcattaacagcagacttgtacatttcctcagtgaaaacaatgtactgagcaaatgtcaatttggctttttaccaaattactgtaaGACAGACAACGTATTAACCCTgaacaccctaattgacaaacaaacaaaccaaaacaaaggcaaagtcttctcattctttgttgatttcaaaaaaacttttgactcaatttggcatgacaGTCTGCTATaaaaattgatggaaagcggtgttggggaaaaacatacgaggttataaaatccatgtacacaaacaacaagtgtgcagttaagatgggtaaaaaacaaacacatttctttccacagtgcCGTGGGGTGaaacagggatgcagcttgagccccaccctcttcaacatatatatcaacgaattggcgagagcactagaacagtctgcagcactcgACCctaccctactagaatctgaactcaaatgtctactgtttgctgatgatctggtgcttctgtccccaaccaaggagggcctacagcagaaCCTAACTCTTCTGCagagattctgtcagacctgggccctgacagtaaatctcagtaagacaaaaataatggtgttccaaaaaaggtccagttgtcaggaccataaatacaaattctatctagacaccattaccctagagcacacaaaaaaactatacctacctcagcctaaacatcagcaccacaggtaacttccacaaagctgtgaacgatctgagagacaaggcaagaagggacATCTATGCCATCAAAAAGAACATAAaatcgacataccaattaggatctggctaaaaatacttgagtcagttatagaacccattgccctttatggttgtgaggtctggggtccactcaccaatcaataattcacaaaatgggacaaacaccaaattgagactctgcatgcagaattctgcaaaaacgaattaggccgatacccgctaattatgaAAATCCataaaagagccgttaaattctacaaccacctaaaaggaagcgattcccaaaccttacataacaaagccatcacctacagagagattaacctagagaagagtcccttaagcaagctggtcctggggctctgttcacaaacagagccccaggacagcaacatcaacacaattagacccaaccaaatcatgagaaaacaaaaagataattacttgacacattggaaagaatttaccaaaaaacagagcaaactggaatgctatttggccctaaacagagattaTACAGTggtagaatacctgaccactgtgactgacccagaattaaggaaatctttgactatgtacagactcaatgagcatagccttgctagtGAGAAAGGCCTCCGtatgcagacctggctctcaagaggaaACAGGCTATGTGCACTCTGCCCATAAAATGAGGTGGAAgttgagctgcacttcctaacctcctgccaaatgtatgaccatattagagacacatatttccctcagattacatagacctacaaatccaattttgataaccTCCCATATcttttgggtgaaataccacaatgtgccatcacagcagcaatatttcaaataaaatcaaatcaaactgtttTTGCAAACTTAACgatagtgttggagtcgtgcttggccacgcagtcatgggtgaacagggagtacaggaggggactaaacacccacccctgaggggcccccgtgttgaggatcagtgtggcagatatgttgttggttacccttaccacctgggggcggcccgtcaggaagtccaggttccagttgcagagggatttgtttagtcccagggtccttagcttagtgatgagctttgagggcactatggtgttgaatgctgagctgtagtcaatgaacagcattctcacaaaggtgttccttttgtccaggtgggaaagggcagtgttgagtgcaatagaaattgcatcatctgtggatctgttggggcggtatgcaaattggagtgggtctagggtttctgggatgatggtgttgatgtgagccatgaccagcctttcaaagcatttcatggctacagacgtgagtgctacgggtcggtagtcatttaggcaggttaccttggtgttcttgggcacagggactatggtggtccgcttgaaacatgtaggtattatggACTcagccagggacaggttgaaaatgtcagtgaatacacttgccagttggtcagcgcatgctcggagtacacgtcctggtaatccgtctggccctgcagccttgaaTGTTGAacgtcttgctcacatcggctacggtgaGTGTGATCACactgtcgtccggaacagctggtgctctcatgcatgcttcagtgttgcttgcctcgaagtgcgcatagaagtaatttagctcgtctggtaggcttgtgtcaccgggcagctcgcggctgggcttccctttttagtccgtaatagtttgcaagccctgccacatccgacgagagtcggagccagtgtagtaggattcaatcttagtcctgtatctactctttgcctgtttgatggttcatctgaaggcatagcgggatttcttataagcatccgggttagagtcccgctccttgaaatcggcagccctttagctcagtgcggattttgcctgtaatccatggcttctggttggggtatgtacgtacggtcactgtggggacaacgtcatcgatgcacttattgatgaatccggtgactgatgtggtatactcctcaatgccatcggatgtgTCCCAGAACAAATTCCAGTctatgctagcaaaacagtcctgtagcttagcatctgcatcatctgaccacttctgtattaaGCGAGTCACtgttacttcctgctttagtttttgcttgtaagcaggaatcaggaggatagaattatggtcagatttgccaaatggagggcgagggagagctttgtacgcgtctctgtgtgtggagtaaaggtggtctagagttttattcctcttgttgcaaatgtaacatgctggtagacctgttgccacaagaaaagggaacaaacaccattgtgataaatacattgtaaatacaacccatatttatgtttatttatttccccttttttactttaactatttgcacatcattataacactgtacatagccataatatgacatttgaaatgtgtatattcctttgaaacttgtgagtgtaatgtttactgttaatttttgattgattatttcacttttgtttattatctatttcacttgctttggcaatgtaaacatatgtttccaatgccaataaagccctttgaattgaattgaattgaattgaattgaattgaattgagagagagagagagagagagagagagagagagagagagagagagagagagagagagagagagagagagagagagagagagagagagagagcagagaaagagataaagagagagggagagagagcagagaaagagataaagagagagggagagagagagagagagagagagagagagagagagagcagagaaagagataaagagagcgggagagagagggagagagagcagagaaagagataaagagagagagggagagagagagagagagagagagagagagagagagagagagagagagagagagagagagagagagagagagagagggagagagagagagagaaagagagagggagagagagagcagagaaagagataaagagagataaagagagagggagtgagaaggaggaagagagcagagaaagagataaagagagagggagagagagggagagagagagcagagaaagagataaagagagataaagagagagggagagagagagagagagagagagagagagagagagagagagagagagagagagagagagagagagagagagagagagagagagagagagagagagagagagagagagagagagagagagagagagcagagaaagagataaagagagcgggagagagagggagagagagcagagaaagagataaagagagagagagagagagagagagagagagagagagagagagagagagagagagggggagagagagagagagaaagagaaagagagagggagagagagagcagagaaagagataaagagagataaagagagagggagagagaaggaggaagagagcagagaaagagataaagagagagggagagagagggagagagagagcagagaaagagataaagagagataaagagagagggagagagagagagagagagagagagagagagagagagagagagagagagagagagagagagagagagagagagagagagagagagcagagaaagagataaagagagcgggagagagagggagagagagcagagaaagagataaagagagagagagagagagagagagagagagagagagagagagagagagagagagagagagagagagagagagagagagagagagagaggagagagagagagagaaagagaaagagagagggagagagagagcagagaaagagataaagagagataaagagagagggagagagaaggaggaagagagcagagaaagagataaagagagagggagagagagagcagagaaagagataaagagagataaagagagagggagagagagaaagagataaagagagataacgagagataaagagagataaagagagataaagagagagggagagtgagaaagagataaagagagataaagagagataaagagagataaagagagagggaatgcCTGGATTGCTATAAACAGAAATAATGACcatgtgtcctctcctctcctgtgtttACTCCTCCCAGTTGTAAAGGCCTGGGGAAGAGTGACAAACAGACTGGGAGCGACCAGACTGATGCTGTCTGTGGACCCCCTCTCTCTGGTGCCTCTACCTCCTGGGTCCTACTGTGTGTTCTGTCAGTCAtcactgtcctctgtctcctcatCCTCCTGCTCTTCTGCTATAAGGACAAACTTCGACTACTCTCAGGTACCTGATTCAGATATCACATTTGTCATAGAGGACAATGATGTTGAGAGAATTCTGCTTTTATTGAAATATGCCTTGGCATAAAATGACTAACTAATGAGTGAAATTAGTGACTAATGAGTGAAATTAGTGACAAATGTCATCCTCTTATGTCTTACAGTGAATTTACGATCATGTGTCCAGAATCTGAAAAGGACCAGGATACAGCAGGTAAGGTAGACTCTCTTTAGTGGTCGAGATGACATGCATTAACAGTGACAAATAGTCTaacctatctgtctgtctctctctccaggagacTCTGGCCCCTCTCTACCACAGTGGGGGTGTAGGAGTGGGGCTAGAGGGTCAGAACTGCACCCTCTGTGAGACAACCTGTCTTATTGGCCTGGCTCACACCCCCTCAGAAACCCCACACACCTGTCCTACAGCTACACCTTGTGACCGGGTCAAACTGCCACCCTCtaaagagatggaggaggagaggaaggagaaagatgatagaagggaggaggaggatgagggggtGGGAAGTGAGGGGTCGGGGGAGGCAGAGGAGGTTTCTGAAGATGGTGTGTGTGAGGAGGGTGtatcagagggtgtgtgtgtgtctccactgTGGGctggctcctgtgtgtgtgtgttgtctgtcagGGAACCATTAGAGGTAGGGGATAATGAAGACTGTAGCCAGGCTGTCAACCCTGGAACCCTCGGGACTTGCTcctgtggaggagagggggagagcagggatggagagaaggatgaaaggaaagatggagggagggagagggccaAGGTGGTTGAGGGACTGCAGGGTAAGAGGTCTGAGAGGAGCAGCActacctcctcccccttctccctctctcccacctccttcccccgctccaccacctcctcccctctctcccccgctGACCATTCATGTGACCTCTACCCTCCGCTGACCCAAGCCAGGTCAGAGGTTAAAGGTCAGCTAATTGACAGCTCACCAGGGAAAGGGGAGGGGCTATACAGACTGAACTGCAGCATAAGCTCCACACCCATCACAGAAGCCACGCCACCTTTGACCTCCTCAATCTCTCCTGACCCATCTGTGACCTCTGTAACTGTGGGCGACCGGCAGTCCGAGCTGACCTCTGAGGCCTCCAGCAGTGAGCGAGACCGGGGACTTTCTTGGAGGGAAAGTGGGGGAAACAAGCTCTCGTATGGGGGCTCGGAGCTGGAGTGTGCCCCTGAGAGCCTCCTGAGTCAACTCACAGAACCAGCACTCACCTCAGGTAGATACAGCACAGAGTTCTAGCAATGCCACACTCACAAGAAAAAGGCTAAATACACGTGTCATTATACATTCCAACCATTGTTAAAGAGGAAAGATAAATACATCCACTGGTGTTTCTCCTGGGTTATTGGACCTGGGTTATTGGACCTGGGTTATTGTATACTGTTTTGGCTAGGACTGTGAAAAGACGATTCTGAAATCTCAATGTTGCTCCTCCAAAATGAGTATATTGGTTTCCTCCTAATGTCCTCCTGTTGGCCTGGCTTAAGGACCACACACAGTAGGAATGTGTGTGAGGAGCCAGTGATTACAAGCTGTaacattcagtgtgtgtgtgtgtgtgtgtggttgtgtgtgtttaaCTCTCTGAGTGTGAGCTGTTTACCCAGAGTTCCACAGGGTTTTGCAAAGTGACCACAGGTGTAATTGAAACAAGATGTGCTCTGAATACACAGCCCTTGAGTAATACCCAAACTCACATACTTTCAGACTCTCATTGATCACTATATACTTGAATTATGCCCAAAGGCAGCAGTAAGCAAATAAACACAGTTTCCCTTAATGCAGTAATAACATGTCATTAACTGGACTTCCCGCTCAGAGGTTAAACATGGGATCACAcctcagagagaaagggagagacaggggcTGCATCTCAACAGTCTATTGAGgtttcctctccttgtctctcctctccttgccAAAGAGCTGCAGGATAGGTGAGAATAGTACAGAGAGCGAAGCAAGGACAGTTCTCCCACATGACCACATGATCACATGATCACATGATCACATCAGTAAGGAAGAAggaaaggaggtgaggagaggaggtgaggaaaaggaggtgaggagaggaggtgaggagaggagaggaagccactttagaccAAAATGTTTCACAATCATGTGGTCAGatagtttttttcttcttctattcTTACCCATGCCATGTGTATGGTTTATGTTATCTGCCCCTCTTGGGTAGTTCAACTCTAGACAGTCTACTGTAAACAGAGACACCAGGTATTCCTGGCCAGACTGGTCATTCAGTTCCAGTAAGTTATTCCAGACA
This sequence is a window from Coregonus clupeaformis isolate EN_2021a chromosome 7, ASM2061545v1, whole genome shotgun sequence. Protein-coding genes within it:
- the LOC121570483 gene encoding uncharacterized protein LOC121570483, with the protein product MRVHFSTSWIFQGWIIHLVLTLCAQRALSRPTCSQQQYLKDKRCCSRCEPGSYVFAECAGSYDTKCRPCGSDEYQPDWTNETKCLPQKFCDTGKGFNRVRPSNPQAAVPCQCKPGLQCSPINCEFCEKIPTCGPGYGLESDAESGRRTCVACKRGHFSPNSSMEPCKLWTNCKGLGKSDKQTGSDQTDAVCGPPLSGASTSWVLLCVLSVITVLCLLILLLFCYKDKLRLLSVNLRSCVQNLKRTRIQQETLAPLYHSGGVGVGLEGQNCTLCETTCLIGLAHTPSETPHTCPTATPCDRVKLPPSKEMEEERKEKDDRREEEDEGVGSEGSGEAEEVSEDGVCEEGVSEGVCVSPLWAGSCVCVLSVREPLEVGDNEDCSQAVNPGTLGTCSCGGEGESRDGEKDERKDGGRERAKVVEGLQGKRSERSSTTSSPFSLSPTSFPRSTTSSPLSPADHSCDLYPPLTQARSEVKGQLIDSSPGKGEGLYRLNCSISSTPITEATPPLTSSISPDPSVTSVTVGDRQSELTSEASSSERDRGLSWRESGGNKLSYGGSELECAPESLLSQLTEPALTSGQVTGNNNTTFISSGQVMNFSADVIVVYVSQTSLGNEGEGPDDAFGSPIQEQANERAPLFQSSTSSKSVSHSPVPSSVNSITHNPLRLEDNLPVQEVTDEWPREN